Proteins encoded together in one Thermococcus barophilus MP window:
- the asnS gene encoding asparagine--tRNA ligase, protein MIEKIYCAQVKPEMEGKRVRLAGWVYRKREIKDKVFIVLRDSSGIIQTVFKEEISKEAYETAKKTGIESSVIIEGTVKQDKRAPGGVEIQADKIEVIQNVEFFPITKDASPEFLLDVRHLHLRSPKVAAIMKVKATMIQAAREWLLQDGWYEVFPPILVTGAVEGGATLFKLKYFDKTAYLSQSAQLYLEAAIFGLEKVWSLTPSFRAEKSRTRRHLTEFWHLELEAAWMDLWDIMKVEEELVSYMVQRTLELRRKEIEMYRKDFTTLKNTEPPFPRISYDEAIDILQSKGVNIEWGEDMGADEERVLTEEFDRPFFVYGYPKHIKAFYMKEDPSDPRKVLAADMLAPEGYGEIIGGSEREDDYDKLVQRILEEGMDPKDYEWYLDLRKYGSVPHSGFGLGVERVVAWILNLDHVRWATLFPRTPTRLYP, encoded by the coding sequence ATGATTGAGAAAATTTACTGTGCTCAAGTTAAACCCGAGATGGAAGGAAAAAGGGTTAGATTGGCTGGCTGGGTGTATAGAAAGAGGGAAATTAAAGACAAGGTGTTTATAGTCCTTAGAGACTCGAGCGGAATTATTCAAACCGTGTTCAAAGAGGAAATTAGCAAAGAGGCTTATGAGACTGCAAAGAAAACCGGAATAGAGTCAAGCGTAATAATTGAGGGCACCGTTAAACAAGATAAGAGAGCTCCCGGAGGAGTCGAAATTCAGGCAGATAAGATTGAGGTTATTCAAAACGTCGAGTTTTTCCCGATTACCAAGGACGCAAGTCCAGAATTTCTTTTGGATGTAAGACATCTCCACCTAAGATCGCCAAAAGTTGCGGCAATAATGAAAGTCAAAGCAACTATGATCCAGGCAGCTCGTGAGTGGCTTCTTCAAGACGGCTGGTATGAGGTATTCCCACCAATATTGGTCACAGGCGCTGTTGAGGGTGGGGCCACTCTATTTAAGCTAAAGTACTTCGATAAAACCGCCTATCTGAGCCAATCAGCTCAGCTTTATCTTGAAGCAGCTATATTTGGTCTTGAAAAGGTTTGGTCTCTAACACCAAGCTTCAGAGCAGAGAAGAGCAGAACGAGGAGGCACTTAACAGAGTTCTGGCACCTTGAGCTTGAGGCTGCATGGATGGATCTCTGGGACATCATGAAGGTTGAAGAGGAGCTTGTGAGCTATATGGTTCAGAGAACTTTAGAGCTGAGAAGAAAAGAGATTGAAATGTACAGAAAAGACTTCACAACCTTAAAGAACACAGAGCCGCCATTCCCGAGAATAAGTTACGATGAGGCAATTGATATCCTTCAGAGCAAAGGCGTCAACATAGAGTGGGGCGAAGACATGGGTGCAGATGAAGAGAGAGTTTTGACAGAAGAATTCGACAGGCCGTTCTTCGTCTATGGCTATCCAAAGCATATCAAGGCGTTCTACATGAAGGAGGACCCAAGTGATCCAAGAAAGGTCTTAGCAGCTGACATGCTTGCACCTGAAGGATATGGTGAAATAATTGGTGGTTCAGAGAGAGAGGATGATTATGACAAGCTTGTGCAGCGTATTTTGGAGGAAGGCATGGATCCAAAGGACTACGAGTGGTATCTTGACCTCAGAAAGTATGGAAGCGTCCCGCACAGCGGCTTTGGACTTGGAGTTGAGAGGGTAGTTGCATGGATCCTCAACCTTGACCACGTCAGATGGGCAACCCTGTTCCCGAGAACCCCAACAAGGCTCTATCCATGA
- a CDS encoding flagellar protein F → MGFSVSASFALLLTVTLISFAIMYTAIDNTYSNVLDAIEDHANIVTITKSSQLYVSLYDYTTQLNVSVYDVIFNITNSGTTLSPPRWNFVYDGVLTSTNIDIENKQYIVPGDSLLLTVLNVPKTTDVHALVVVTETGCNLKFKWRWIWLNQTAGTGTVEVINSAWYCPREG, encoded by the coding sequence ATGGGTTTCAGTGTCTCAGCGTCGTTTGCACTATTGCTCACGGTCACTTTGATTTCCTTTGCTATAATGTACACAGCTATAGACAATACTTATAGTAATGTACTCGACGCAATTGAAGATCATGCTAATATTGTAACCATAACTAAGTCTTCACAGCTTTATGTATCACTTTATGATTATACTACCCAGCTTAATGTGTCTGTTTATGATGTTATATTTAACATTACAAATAGCGGCACAACACTCTCTCCACCCCGCTGGAACTTTGTATATGATGGAGTACTAACCTCAACTAACATTGACATTGAGAACAAACAGTATATTGTACCTGGAGACTCTTTGCTCCTAACAGTACTAAACGTTCCAAAAACTACAGATGTCCATGCTTTAGTTGTGGTTACAGAAACTGGATGCAATCTGAAATTCAAATGGCGATGGATATGGTTGAATCAAACTGCAGGCACGGGAACTGTGGAGGTAATTAATAGTGCATGGTATTGTCCAAGGGAGGGATAA
- a CDS encoding flagella accessory protein C yields MSFSYLKNKFKKKNGGATQDDNVEIIRLDELNESEATEEKKKEEEELLNQVMTRINEIENDIPRIKVSIDTLKSQIQEVQEEVEKLNKTIKDVMMLYEVVSQEINPFKDQEKDNPLLNEIQELKRQLEELRTEIVQLKSDLKLLATHGIDLDEVIYEVISEGR; encoded by the coding sequence ATGTCGTTCTCGTATCTAAAAAATAAATTTAAGAAAAAAAACGGGGGGGCTACACAGGATGATAATGTAGAAATAATCAGATTAGATGAGCTCAACGAAAGTGAGGCTACGGAGGAAAAGAAAAAAGAGGAAGAGGAACTGCTGAACCAAGTTATGACAAGAATAAATGAAATCGAAAATGACATCCCAAGAATAAAAGTCAGCATAGATACCCTGAAATCTCAAATACAAGAAGTTCAGGAGGAAGTTGAAAAGTTGAACAAGACTATCAAAGATGTTATGATGCTTTATGAGGTAGTGTCTCAAGAAATCAATCCATTTAAAGACCAAGAAAAAGACAATCCTCTACTTAATGAAATCCAGGAACTCAAAAGACAGTTAGAGGAACTAAGAACCGAGATTGTTCAACTAAAATCAGATTTGAAGTTGTTGGCAACACATGGAATTGATCTCGACGAAGTTATATATGAGGTAATTTCGGAGGGGAGATAA
- a CDS encoding DEAD/DEAH box helicase translates to MSFEKLGLSENTLGAVRRKGFSEPTDIQREVIPLFLRGDADIVGQSQTGTGKTASFALPLVDVINEYEREVQAIILTPTRELALQVADEIKSLRGKKRIKVLSVYGGQPIGPQIRALRKGAHIVVGTPGRVLDHIRRGTLRLDGIQYFILDEADRMLDMGFIDDIRAIFRETPRDKRVLMFSATMPREVLKLAKRYMKEYELIRTSSDEPVPNLVEQEYIEVVPARKISVLERILNSEFYGIVFCQTKRETRILAEKLARIGYSAEALNGDMSQKSRERALMRFKRRKINILVATDVAARGIDVQDITHIVNYSLPQNAEMYIHRIGRTGRAGKKGKAITFIMPGEYRRLRYIENIAKVSIKKSKLQESIDREKRRDSRKIY, encoded by the coding sequence ATGAGTTTTGAAAAATTAGGACTCTCAGAAAATACACTGGGAGCAGTCAGAAGAAAAGGGTTCTCAGAACCTACAGACATTCAGAGGGAAGTTATCCCTCTTTTCTTAAGAGGAGATGCAGATATAGTTGGACAATCACAGACAGGAACTGGAAAAACAGCATCATTCGCATTACCGCTTGTGGATGTTATCAACGAGTATGAAAGGGAAGTCCAAGCAATAATTTTAACGCCAACAAGAGAGCTTGCTCTTCAAGTAGCTGACGAGATAAAGTCTCTTAGAGGCAAGAAAAGGATAAAAGTTCTTTCAGTGTACGGAGGACAGCCAATAGGTCCTCAGATAAGAGCCCTTAGAAAAGGAGCCCACATAGTGGTTGGAACTCCTGGAAGAGTTCTCGACCACATCAGGAGGGGCACATTGAGGCTTGACGGAATTCAATACTTCATCTTAGATGAAGCTGACAGAATGCTTGATATGGGTTTCATAGACGATATAAGAGCAATATTCAGAGAAACACCAAGGGATAAGCGTGTTCTCATGTTTTCAGCAACGATGCCCCGTGAAGTTTTGAAATTAGCAAAACGATACATGAAGGAATATGAACTGATAAGAACAAGCAGCGACGAGCCAGTTCCAAACCTTGTGGAGCAGGAGTATATTGAAGTCGTACCAGCAAGAAAAATATCCGTGTTGGAAAGAATACTAAACAGTGAATTCTATGGGATAGTCTTCTGCCAAACGAAGAGGGAGACCAGGATACTGGCAGAAAAGCTTGCACGTATAGGATATAGCGCTGAAGCTTTAAACGGAGATATGAGTCAAAAAAGCAGAGAAAGGGCTCTGATGCGCTTTAAAAGGCGAAAGATAAACATCTTAGTTGCCACAGATGTTGCTGCAAGAGGAATAGATGTTCAAGACATCACCCACATTGTAAACTATTCTTTGCCACAAAACGCTGAAATGTATATACACAGGATTGGCAGAACAGGAAGAGCGGGCAAAAAAGGAAAAGCAATAACTTTCATCATGCCGGGAGAGTACAGGAGGTTAAGGTACATTGAGAACATTGCAAAAGTTAGCATAAAGAAATCAAAGCTTCAAGAAAGTATAGACAGAGAAAAGAGGAGAGACTCAAGAAAGATATACTGA
- a CDS encoding flagellin, whose product MGYLIKKRRGAVGIGTLIVFIAMVLVAAVAAAVLINTSGYLQQRAEATGRQTTQEVSTGIKIDAVTGYAPSANNMTLMTIQVSLNAGSTPIDLNQTKIYLDNGQKQVVLSYGNAKAAISGDMFDTTSAAWDSTKVDGTHFGILIVQDADNSLNGNIPTLTTGDIALLTVNLTAVFGGVEPRTPITIRVVPEFGAPGFTKVITPTAYGLSTTDKIVDLK is encoded by the coding sequence ATGGGATACCTCATAAAGAAGAGGAGAGGTGCCGTTGGTATCGGTACCTTGATTGTGTTTATAGCCATGGTACTAGTAGCTGCAGTTGCTGCAGCCGTTTTGATTAACACAAGTGGGTACCTACAACAGAGAGCTGAAGCAACAGGAAGGCAGACCACCCAGGAGGTTTCAACGGGCATAAAGATCGATGCGGTGACCGGCTATGCCCCGAGCGCGAACAACATGACTTTGATGACAATACAGGTCTCCCTTAACGCCGGAAGCACTCCCATTGACCTCAACCAGACGAAAATCTACCTTGACAACGGCCAGAAGCAGGTCGTTCTCTCCTACGGAAACGCCAAGGCCGCTATAAGTGGCGACATGTTTGACACGACCTCTGCCGCCTGGGACAGCACCAAGGTTGATGGGACCCACTTTGGAATCCTCATTGTCCAGGATGCCGACAACTCCCTCAACGGGAACATTCCGACCCTCACCACCGGCGACATAGCACTGCTCACCGTCAACCTTACCGCTGTCTTTGGCGGTGTTGAGCCGAGGACTCCGATAACCATCAGAGTCGTTCCGGAGTTCGGTGCTCCAGGCTTTACCAAGGTCATCACCCCGACCGCCTACGGTCTCAGCACCACCGACAAGATTGTCGACCTCAAGTGA
- a CDS encoding flagellar protein G, with the protein MASNVASELILFIASLLVAGMVAGGLYVVTQDISDGITVRGKDLAYNLRLNFEIINDPENIPTDNTGAYIFYIKNIGKVPFTFESNSIIVFIDGNMIPSSNLTFVNLNNPTSNQLYPYDVGEIHVATSLSSGYHKIVVVLSNGKQRALIFRIG; encoded by the coding sequence ATGGCAAGTAACGTTGCATCAGAACTCATACTCTTCATAGCATCTCTGCTGGTAGCAGGGATGGTTGCTGGAGGATTATACGTTGTAACACAGGATATTTCTGATGGGATAACGGTTAGAGGAAAAGACTTGGCATATAATCTGAGACTGAATTTTGAGATTATAAACGATCCTGAGAACATCCCCACTGATAATACTGGGGCTTATATCTTTTATATCAAGAATATTGGAAAAGTGCCATTCACATTTGAATCCAACTCCATTATTGTCTTTATTGATGGGAATATGATACCTTCTTCGAATCTGACCTTCGTTAACTTAAATAATCCCACATCAAATCAGCTCTATCCCTATGATGTTGGTGAGATTCATGTTGCAACCTCCCTTTCATCAGGGTATCATAAAATTGTTGTTGTTCTTTCAAATGGAAAGCAAAGAGCACTAATATTCAGGATAGGGTGA
- a CDS encoding amidohydrolase family protein has product MKAILAKYILDVNGVREDMAVLIEGNKIYDVIPKDKLKEYDVDETFGGEKYLLIPGLINAHTHVAMTKFRGIGDDLPLDKWLNEVIWPMEKEWSKEEIHKWALIGIAEAIANGSTVINDHYFFADEIAKAAQKLGIRAFVGQTMLDLVEFPIAEPEDGFRFFKRWKDRDELVKPVLAPHATDTVSLDLLKEIKEFSENEKALIHMHVSQSREEVLRVKRREGILPVEYLKKAGVLNESFIGVHGVYLSEKEVGLYAKSGATLVHCAISLAKLEGSIAPIVDLWEKGGNIALGNDCAASNNSLDMIQEMKFAAILNKVRNHDPTKASAKDVFYWATLGGAKALKIKAGLIEKGYLADLVLININKLHFLPETNILSHLVYSAKGSDIEMVFVDGELIYQLGNFTKEQIIF; this is encoded by the coding sequence ATGAAGGCGATACTTGCAAAGTACATTCTGGATGTTAACGGAGTAAGGGAGGACATGGCAGTTTTGATAGAGGGGAATAAAATCTATGATGTCATTCCGAAGGATAAGCTCAAAGAATATGATGTTGATGAAACTTTTGGTGGAGAGAAGTATCTCTTGATTCCCGGGCTTATTAATGCCCATACCCACGTAGCAATGACAAAATTTAGGGGAATCGGGGATGACTTGCCTCTTGATAAGTGGCTGAATGAAGTCATTTGGCCCATGGAAAAGGAGTGGAGCAAAGAGGAAATCCATAAATGGGCACTTATTGGAATTGCAGAGGCTATCGCCAACGGTTCAACGGTAATCAACGACCATTACTTCTTTGCGGATGAAATAGCCAAAGCAGCTCAAAAGCTTGGCATTAGAGCGTTCGTTGGACAGACCATGTTGGATTTAGTTGAATTTCCAATTGCAGAGCCAGAAGATGGATTTAGGTTTTTCAAGAGATGGAAAGACAGGGATGAGCTTGTTAAACCTGTGTTAGCACCTCATGCCACTGACACGGTTTCTCTTGATCTTTTAAAAGAAATCAAAGAGTTCTCTGAAAACGAAAAGGCGTTAATTCATATGCACGTTTCCCAGAGCAGGGAAGAAGTTTTGAGAGTCAAAAGGAGAGAAGGAATCTTGCCCGTTGAATACCTCAAGAAAGCTGGAGTTTTAAATGAGAGCTTCATCGGCGTTCATGGCGTCTATCTGAGTGAGAAAGAAGTTGGGCTTTATGCAAAAAGTGGAGCAACATTGGTGCATTGTGCAATCAGTCTGGCAAAGCTTGAGGGAAGTATCGCACCAATAGTTGATTTATGGGAAAAGGGAGGCAACATTGCACTTGGAAACGACTGTGCGGCTTCAAATAATTCACTTGACATGATCCAGGAGATGAAGTTTGCAGCGATACTAAATAAAGTCAGAAACCATGATCCAACCAAAGCCTCAGCAAAGGACGTATTTTACTGGGCAACGCTTGGAGGAGCAAAAGCATTGAAAATTAAAGCGGGGTTGATAGAGAAAGGATATCTTGCAGATTTAGTTCTTATAAATATAAATAAGCTGCATTTCCTACCGGAGACCAATATATTGTCGCACCTTGTGTACTCCGCCAAAGGAAGTGATATTGAAATGGTCTTTGTGGACGGAGAGTTAATCTACCAGTTGGGAAACTTTACAAAAGAGCAAATCATTTTTTAA
- a CDS encoding helix-turn-helix domain-containing protein — MFIDPFVIRSINRSELRKRILLYLYNIYPSFTYLAEIARVVRSDPSNVKGALVGLGNRYNGHSSLVSLGLVEIIEENGFKYYRLSEYGKRVVEMLKSYQSYYRKFM; from the coding sequence TTGTTTATAGATCCCTTTGTAATTCGCTCTATTAACAGAAGTGAGCTCCGAAAGCGAATTCTCTTGTATTTATACAATATATACCCTTCTTTTACGTATCTTGCTGAAATCGCAAGAGTTGTTCGTTCTGATCCTTCAAATGTAAAAGGAGCTCTTGTGGGGTTGGGGAACAGGTATAATGGACATAGTTCCCTTGTTAGCTTAGGATTAGTTGAAATAATTGAAGAAAATGGATTCAAATATTATAGACTTTCTGAATATGGGAAAAGAGTTGTCGAAATGCTGAAGTCATATCAATCCTATTATAGAAAATTTATGTGA
- a CDS encoding class I SAM-dependent methyltransferase, with amino-acid sequence MESLAKKIDKNISAMIQVAVLNILKLGMEYRIFNKLISKKHYLDILNMNSIKNKPLLKDLLDTYVEIGIVERTLNEIRMRDFSYTITFSRESISYIQPDWISVFEEMYKMITYSFISPEHPKILMDFDKDADFWDMRLSLEFNSTYRRLIASIGKLRDEMTVLDLGCGSVSPVEIGKLVGSNGKYVGVDFSPGMLSIAKSKIKELGLDWVILRELDIRTMIPRSKYDIIIMSFVLEYLPTLSLLKVIDTAMAALNEGGKLIIIEPFRENYPQIAAWEFFEKLTKEFTKFPSKSAIINSLEQTNYNFRLHEIGKSVLVVEKL; translated from the coding sequence ATGGAGTCGCTTGCCAAGAAAATTGATAAAAACATCTCAGCAATGATTCAGGTAGCTGTGCTAAACATACTAAAATTGGGGATGGAATACAGGATATTTAATAAACTAATTTCAAAGAAACATTATCTTGACATCCTTAACATGAACTCTATCAAGAATAAACCTCTGCTAAAAGATCTCTTGGATACCTATGTTGAGATCGGAATAGTAGAGAGAACTCTAAATGAAATAAGAATGCGGGATTTTTCTTACACCATTACATTCAGCAGGGAGAGCATCAGCTATATACAACCAGATTGGATATCAGTATTCGAAGAAATGTATAAAATGATCACATACTCATTTATCAGCCCAGAGCATCCTAAAATTCTAATGGATTTCGATAAGGATGCAGATTTCTGGGATATGAGGCTTTCCTTAGAATTCAACAGTACTTACAGAAGGTTAATAGCATCCATAGGAAAGCTAAGAGACGAAATGACAGTTTTAGATTTGGGCTGTGGTTCTGTTTCCCCCGTAGAGATTGGAAAATTAGTAGGATCTAACGGGAAATACGTGGGTGTGGACTTCTCTCCTGGCATGTTAAGCATAGCAAAGAGTAAAATAAAAGAATTAGGGCTCGATTGGGTAATCCTCAGGGAACTTGACATTAGGACAATGATCCCCCGCAGCAAATATGACATAATCATAATGAGCTTTGTCCTTGAGTACCTTCCCACGCTTTCACTTTTAAAAGTCATAGATACTGCCATGGCTGCGTTAAATGAGGGTGGAAAATTGATTATTATAGAGCCATTTAGGGAAAATTACCCGCAGATTGCTGCATGGGAGTTCTTTGAAAAACTGACAAAGGAGTTTACCAAATTCCCCAGCAAATCTGCGATAATAAATTCTCTCGAACAAACAAACTATAATTTTAGGCTTCATGAAATTGGAAAATCTGTTCTTGTTGTAGAAAAACTCTAA
- a CDS encoding transglutaminase-like domain-containing protein: protein MKLLKFMLSALIIALVFVSGCIQIETITQTERSTSETLSTHSSTAAPSTQTTASTAVLPQVNTTSSCSDPLWRYILERAIPCALNKEELAKIKPLAEQLKGDSLQQSAWNILEWEKEHIQYDWKKASLPAPEIEMYSNGSFKVVKGKNNTVQTPYETIMKGKGICTDYAILTAGLLLDMNYSPVYIFSINFTNSDTGHAAAVIEIEGWYFVLDQHPPAMDLGAYYRYWKEKGKIISNATIYEIKLVNGSAEVKSLGIVSGIEFLKQDYKFTNADAQAIFGSLTSVILRSFPNLRLDEKLQSLSQGILPEGYSEGKVWTFRFEKFVEYYNPLFHEQLIEYLYNIIISDPEVGADLEQYSAFWIEIREEGENLKIILDIAKS from the coding sequence ATGAAGCTGCTTAAATTCATGCTCTCAGCACTCATAATAGCACTTGTATTTGTAAGCGGATGCATTCAAATCGAGACAATCACCCAAACAGAAAGATCAACTTCTGAAACTCTTTCTACCCATTCCTCAACAGCTGCTCCTTCCACTCAGACCACCGCTTCAACGGCAGTATTGCCCCAAGTTAACACCACTTCCTCTTGCTCAGACCCTCTCTGGAGATACATCCTCGAAAGGGCAATTCCGTGTGCTTTGAATAAAGAGGAGCTTGCTAAAATAAAGCCCTTAGCTGAGCAGCTTAAAGGTGACAGCTTACAGCAAAGTGCCTGGAACATCTTAGAGTGGGAGAAGGAGCATATCCAATATGACTGGAAAAAGGCATCCCTCCCAGCTCCAGAAATTGAAATGTACAGCAATGGAAGTTTTAAGGTCGTAAAGGGGAAGAACAACACAGTACAAACTCCTTACGAAACGATAATGAAGGGAAAAGGCATCTGCACTGACTATGCAATCCTAACGGCTGGACTGCTTTTGGACATGAACTACTCCCCGGTTTATATTTTCAGCATTAACTTCACGAATAGTGATACCGGGCATGCGGCAGCTGTAATAGAAATTGAAGGCTGGTACTTTGTCTTAGATCAGCACCCTCCCGCCATGGATTTGGGGGCATATTACCGGTACTGGAAGGAGAAAGGGAAAATAATTTCAAATGCAACAATTTACGAAATCAAGCTTGTAAATGGCAGTGCTGAAGTAAAGAGCTTAGGAATTGTTTCTGGGATAGAGTTCCTAAAGCAGGATTACAAGTTCACCAATGCAGATGCACAGGCAATTTTTGGAAGCTTGACATCAGTAATTTTGAGGAGCTTTCCAAACTTGAGGCTTGATGAGAAACTTCAGTCACTTTCTCAAGGCATACTGCCGGAGGGCTATTCTGAAGGAAAAGTCTGGACATTCAGATTTGAAAAGTTTGTTGAATATTATAACCCTCTGTTCCATGAACAGCTGATCGAATATCTTTACAATATTATAATTTCAGACCCAGAAGTTGGAGCTGACTTAGAACAGTATTCAGCGTTTTGGATTGAGATAAGAGAAGAGGGGGAGAACCTTAAAATAATTCTTGATATTGCCAAGTCTTGA
- a CDS encoding DUF4268 domain-containing protein, whose translation MSYVVIKNSSNIEIIEEENFSADKREEYLHKLIEGTPQIILKDIAERDVKTLASHLRLPSGGELDLLLVDSSGSLTIVELKRGKGHREAIAQLLDYASDLQQMDENEIFNSGKTQFNSLEEVFRSFYGNGEEYSYEEFRQNFLKSIKDPMKIQLVLASYIIGDDTKRLVEWLRNFGINILCVEFEYYKSEDKEIFVPKLLDIGDIKKASSKKTLTETQKKYLRFFSEILSRFKEIEEGATERRATCDNWLQIPTGFGPIHFEWLFRGREPNKMLEVGLHFEDVNEMLNQKLLEYFKSKEEGLRKEIMDIKFGKLGSKWRKIYVEKLVGSLDNALNDENIKEWAVMMMVKFYEVFKKRGEIDKAIQIVKSSI comes from the coding sequence ATGAGCTACGTTGTTATTAAAAACAGTAGCAATATAGAAATCATTGAGGAGGAGAACTTTTCAGCTGATAAAAGGGAGGAATATTTGCATAAACTTATTGAGGGAACTCCTCAAATAATTTTAAAAGATATCGCAGAGAGGGATGTTAAAACATTAGCAAGCCATTTAAGACTCCCTAGTGGCGGAGAGCTGGATCTCTTATTGGTAGATTCCAGTGGAAGTCTAACGATAGTGGAATTAAAAAGAGGTAAAGGGCACAGAGAAGCCATTGCTCAGTTGCTCGATTATGCATCTGATCTTCAACAAATGGATGAAAATGAAATTTTTAACTCTGGAAAAACCCAATTTAATTCTTTGGAAGAGGTTTTCAGAAGTTTTTATGGAAATGGAGAGGAATACAGTTATGAAGAGTTTAGACAAAATTTTTTAAAGTCTATTAAAGACCCTATGAAAATCCAACTTGTCTTGGCTTCGTACATAATCGGGGATGATACTAAAAGACTCGTAGAGTGGCTCAGAAATTTTGGAATAAATATCCTTTGCGTAGAGTTCGAGTACTATAAAAGCGAAGACAAAGAGATATTCGTTCCAAAACTATTAGATATTGGAGATATTAAGAAAGCTAGCAGTAAGAAAACACTAACAGAGACACAAAAGAAGTATTTAAGATTCTTTTCTGAAATACTTTCACGATTCAAAGAAATCGAAGAAGGAGCAACTGAGAGAAGAGCAACTTGTGATAATTGGTTACAAATTCCTACTGGGTTTGGTCCGATTCATTTTGAGTGGCTCTTCCGAGGAAGAGAGCCAAACAAGATGTTAGAAGTTGGATTGCACTTTGAAGATGTTAATGAAATGTTAAATCAAAAGTTACTTGAGTATTTCAAGTCTAAAGAGGAGGGTCTCAGAAAGGAGATAATGGATATAAAATTTGGAAAACTTGGGAGTAAGTGGAGAAAAATCTATGTTGAAAAATTGGTCGGCAGTTTAGACAATGCCCTAAATGACGAAAACATAAAAGAGTGGGCAGTAATGATGATGGTCAAATTCTACGAAGTTTTCAAGAAAAGAGGAGAAATAGACAAAGCTATACAGATAGTAAAATCAAGTATATAA
- a CDS encoding FlaD/FlaE family flagellar protein, producing MITEIEIEERLKKLRGKIPNVLIEDLRERLLSKMDILTPEQVDKIIERILQTYSGQVERLIKLDKRVEEIGKHIEEIRSYLIEKKGIGRDQAIIEEMAVEEKLPPNYEEIDITNSEKVKKEEEIMEKSFEIPQEIKDVLAVSSNGKARLERIPQDMTSTMIALKWLGFLIDRVGMQNLENILEFYYEIGWISENVLNTLLKYANGTKPHHREPNWRPEDKLTIQDHLISLLFIERLRGVRITREILDSIEREMKVINRILEEVYGV from the coding sequence ATGATTACTGAGATAGAGATCGAGGAGAGACTCAAAAAACTCCGAGGAAAAATTCCCAATGTGCTCATAGAGGACTTAAGAGAAAGATTACTCAGTAAAATGGATATTCTTACTCCAGAGCAAGTCGACAAAATAATCGAGAGAATACTCCAGACATACTCCGGACAAGTAGAGAGGCTTATCAAGCTTGACAAACGCGTTGAAGAAATTGGAAAACATATTGAGGAAATTCGAAGCTATCTGATAGAGAAAAAAGGCATTGGTAGAGATCAAGCAATTATTGAGGAAATGGCTGTTGAAGAAAAACTCCCCCCTAATTATGAAGAAATCGACATTACAAACTCTGAGAAAGTTAAAAAGGAGGAAGAGATTATGGAGAAAAGTTTTGAGATACCTCAAGAAATTAAAGATGTATTGGCTGTTTCATCAAATGGTAAGGCTCGGCTTGAAAGGATCCCTCAAGACATGACATCCACAATGATAGCTCTAAAGTGGTTAGGATTTCTAATAGATCGCGTTGGTATGCAGAATCTCGAAAATATACTGGAGTTCTATTATGAAATCGGCTGGATATCTGAAAACGTCCTGAATACCTTGCTAAAATATGCCAATGGAACCAAACCACACCATAGGGAACCTAATTGGAGGCCCGAGGATAAGCTGACTATCCAAGACCACTTAATTTCACTGTTGTTCATAGAAAGGCTTAGAGGCGTTAGAATAACTCGAGAAATTCTTGACTCAATAGAACGCGAAATGAAGGTGATAAATAGAATCTTAGAGGAAGTGTACGGCGTATAG